The genomic interval TAGAAGTACAGAGTTAAAGTCAGTGGTATACAAACATTCTGTATATATCTTGTGAAATGTGTTGTTATAGGAAATAAATATACCTGTCTTTACAATACTGACTACTTTGTTCAAAAGGGAGAAATTTTTCTCATCCATTTTCCTTGAACTTTACATATACAAGTTAGTAACACTTGGGGATTAACTCTTACTGTCAAGTCACGTATTTTAATTCATGATTATTTTCACCCATTTTACTTCTCCATATAATAATACTCTAAAAGTAAGAAGAAAGATTTTGAGATTAATCATTAAGAAGCCCGTGCACTACTATTCTGCAAGAGAGGCCCTCATTCAAAGTCTTGTCGGCTTGGAAATCACACATGAAGCACGAATGGTCATTTTCTAATGCCAGCAAAAGAGGGTGGAGGGGGGAAGTGCAGAGGGAAACAGTCACATGAATTACCAAAGGAAGAGACTGTCTAAAAAGACCCAAAGTAAGAGGCCAAGGCCAGTCGTTTCTCTTGAGTATTGCCTTTTTTCAGCCTTATATGATTGCTAGTCTAAACAATAACCTTGATTCTTAAATAGCTGAATTATGTTCATTAACCACTGATTGAGAAGTTACAGGTACAGAGTAATAAGCTTTagtcttttaattttaagatgaTTTTAGATTTatatgcagttgtaagaaataacagATACCATAGACTCTACCCAGTTGCCCCTAGTGGTAACATTTGTAAAACTCTAGCCTAGTACCACAACCAGGACATTAACATGGATACAAAACATGCCCATCACTGCCAAGCTCCTCCCTCATGTTGCCCTTTTACCACTACCCTCCTGCCCCATTCCCCTTTCCCTTGTCCTtaactcctggtaaccacttatctattttccatttctgtaaTTGTGCCACTTCAAGAatgttattgcctgaccaggcggtggcgcagtggatagagcgtcgaactgggatgcagaagacacaggttcgagaccctgaggtcgccagcttgagcccagctcatctggtttgagcaaaagctcaccagcttgagcccaaggtcactggctcaagcaacgcgttactcagtctgctgaaggcccgcatcaaggcacatatgaaaaagcaatcaatgaacaactaagatgccacaacgaaaaactgattgatgcttctcatctttctgcgttcctggctgtctgtccctatctatccctctctgtctctaaaataaaaaaaattttaaaaaaagaatgttattgaAACCGTATGGTATGTAACCTTTTGGAGATGGcttttttactcagcataattctCTGGAGATTCATCCAGATTGTGTATGCATAATTCATTTTTCattgctaagtagtattccatggcATGGATGTACCAGTGGGTTTAACCATCCACTCACCCCTTGGAGGACAGCTGAGCTGTTCCCAGTTTAGAGAAAGACATTTGCCAGTGTGAGCAGCACTGCATGTTCCAGGGTTTCAGTGATCGTGCCATACCCAGCAGgatgaaagaggaaaacacaccCCCTGGGCTCCATCCCCCTGGGATCCAGTATCAGTTTAACAGCCTTCCTATGAGGCCCTGAATTGGTTCTGGGAATTCCCAGGTTTGCTATCACATCTTCATTCTGCCCATGGAACGAGCCCTAAGGATACAGATTCAACAAAGTTTCAGGAATACAACCTAACTTGCTGTGATTGTCAAATCAATTCCTGGTGACCTTGGCCCTTACAAGGAGATCACCAGGGGAAGACCTTGTTATCAAGGACTCCACAAATGTCACCCCACCCCTTAAGGCATTTCTTGACCATCCAATCTAAAAAGCCAgcatcctgttttgttttcttgacaCCTCTATTTGAATTTACCTTGTCCATTTATTTCCGTTTTCGTCACTTACAGGATATAAGCTGCATGACAACGGTAACCCAGGATCTGCCCCGGGGCACCAGCGTCTGAGCTGATTGATAGCAGTTCACTAAGAATTTGTTGGCTGGTGGCCGGCTGGACAGTTTGGGGAGGGTCGCTGGGCAGCCACTGCCTGCGCTGCGAGACCTGCGGATCGAGCAGTCCGCACGTATGTGAAGACATGTGCACCGAACCTGGTGCGGAACCCCACCGCGGGGTTCACACCGGAAGCAGTGATGCGTTCCCGGAAGTACGTACTACTGGAGGTGGAAACGCCGCTAAAGCGGGGGGACGGGGAGACGGTTGCGGGTTGTACCGTTAGTGGGCCCCGCACTTCCCCCATCCCATCCCGACCTGGCAACCTCCGCCCCGCCCTGCCGCCTTTCTGGGTAGACTCTCGGCCCCGCGCGAGTGCGCTGCGTGCTCCGTGCTGCCCTCCTGCGGCTCGGTCTGTTAGGACAGTTGCCTGGACAACAGCCACTTCCGGGGACggggcggggcaaaggctgaGGCGGTAACGAGCCGAGTACTACAGCGCAGTCGGACAGTGCGGGTTGTTACGGGACGGCATCTGCTTCAGGGGTGGATTGCGGCTGTCCGCGTACCGCAGCTTCCCACCCCAGAATTTGGACCTAGAGTACGTGGCCCTCAGACTCTGTGTTTGTTGTGTTTCTTTGTTGCTCTTGGCAACAGTCACTTCCGGGAGCGAGTTCCCTTTCCCCACCGACCGCGGGCGCGGGAGCCGCGGGTTCCGGCGCTAAGCCGCGGTTAGTCTTGTGTGGCGGCTGTCTCTTCGGACCCAGCGGGCCGCGCTTCCCTGGCCTCCTCGCCTCCCCGGCGGGTCCTGCAGAGCCGTCATGGTTCTGCTGCACGTGAAGCGGGGCGACGAGAGCCAGTTCCTGCTGCAGGCGTCCGGGAGCACGGAGCTGGAAGAGCTAACGGTGCGGGTGACCCGGCTCTACAACGCGCGGCTCAAGGTGCAGCGCGTCTGCTCAGGTGGGCGCGGCGGCCAGGGTCAGGTGTGTGCGGCTGTGAGAACCGGGCTTGAAACGGGACGCCGAGGGCCCCCGCGATGCCCAGAGAGCAGCGGGGCCAGGATCCGGGCgctgggaggggtagagagggaaGAGCCCCAGGAGTGACTCCACAGACTGGGCCGAAGAGCAGGTGTGAGATGGGGACGAGCACTGGGCGTTTGAAAAAAGGGAGTTCGGTGTGTTGAGACTCCTGCAGTGGAGCAGCTTCCTGCGTGGACCATCTGGCCTCGGGCGGCTCCCCCAGGGTGAGAAGACATTTACAGAGCCTCGGGCCCTTCCCTGTCTTGGGACACTCCTCCTGCGCCTCTCCGATGCAGCGTTGGGATCACCTTCTCCCCACACTCACGGCGGCGTTGTCCCATAAGGTGTCCCTCAGCCACAGGTAGCCGCcaaacacttgaaatgtggctagtgcaacCCAGGAAcggcatttaaaaattattaattataacGCAAAAGTCAAGTGCAGTGCCCTTAGACGGCACAAAGCTTGACATGATGCTACTCCAGATGTGGTCTAGGGAGATAAGTATTTTTTATAACTAGAACGTGGTTTTGTACCACGGAGAACTCCTGAAGGGCAATGGTTTCTGCCTTTATGAGGCGTACATATAGCTTATTTGTAAAATATCCTTATTCCAGAACAAGCTCAAtagtaaatgttattttaaaattaaggaatttgggagagaaaggggactcgatttatttttataaaatcatctATTGGATGATTAGGTCGTGTTAGCGCGCTTAGAATCCTTGCAGTTATTCTGCAGTCGCCACCAGCCGTGGGCTGTGTCAGTTGTTTGGCCCCCCAGTGCTTAGAGTCTGATTGGGAAAGAGACAATGAACACGCCATCCAGTTACACCATTTGTTCTATAGTACTGTATGGTGTCTTCACAGTGATAGAGGAAGACCCAGGTCCACATGACCCTTTCTAgttaaagaagggaaagagaggaatgcaaaaaggaaggaaattttgtaAGGTTAAAATGTGGACTGGTTTGGGACTTCCTTTGGGAAGAGGAAAATATAAAGCCATAATTTGATAGTGAATGTGATCCTGGAAAACCAAGGGCTTTTCTTGTCTTTCACTTCCGAGAGACATAAGCTGCCTTAAAACTTAATTGAGTTTGCATGAACTATTTATAAAGTATGTATCTATAAAGTTTTATACAAAGTTTGGCTGTTTGACCTGAGCCAGCCTCAGGGAAGATGGGATGTTGGTAACTGTCTTGCCTCCTCATGGGGTTAAAGTTAATAGATAATTCACATGAACACACTTACACAGCCGCAAAGCCCTTTGTGGGTATGCATTGAGACCCTCTATGAATTGATTTAATCTCTTCCTCCTGAGTGGCAGGAAGTGCAACATAGCACAGGGGTCAGAATCTGCAACCCAGCTGCTGGTGACTGAGGGCAAGCTCCTAAGGTCTCTGAGTTTCTTTTGACCAAGGACAGGTCATTTATTAAAAGTCAAGGACAGTCTAGCACACATCAAGTAGTAGCTAGGTGTTTATTAAATAACATCATGAGCGGGTGGGCAGGAACCCTTACTTCGAAGGAGCGTACATTCCAACGAGGTACAAGGTGTTAGGGTGATGATTGTGATGCACATTTGTCTTTCTCGtttttaagaaatggaagaaTTAGCAGAACATGGCGTGTTTCTCCCTCCTAATATGCAAGGGCTGACTGATGATCAGATTGAAGAACTGAAATTAAGGGACGAGTGGGGTAAAAAGTGCATACCCAGTGGAGGCGCAGCGATCAAAAAGGATGACATCGGACGCAGGAACGGGCACGGTAATCCAGCGTTCTTCCACTCTGCCGCCTGAATCTGGCAGCCATGTGAACCAAAGCCGTTCTTCAGGTTAAAGgttgacctcagtatttccataGAGTTAGGAACACTGTCCCAGTGACTCCTCATGGTAAAGCACCAATCCCAAATGCATTAGGTGGATAAAGGACGTGTCTGTCTTTTGTCTGTTACAGTACTTAGTTGCAGCCAGCTCATATCAGATGAGCCAtatgaaattaccattttttgtggatcacaattgttggaaacaGTGGTTGAAAATTGGCAGTTTCACATGGTGCAACCTAATAGTTTTAGGGGGGTAATCATTGAAAATGTATTGAAGGTTGTGTTTTGTTCCGATTTGTAGAAATGGGTTTATTTGGAGATTTTGTGTGAAAGAAGGAAGTGAATGTCAACACAGGGTGTCCACCTGAATGGAGGGCATGCCTCTCTGGTGCAGACACCTCAGTCCACATCAGCCCCGAGGAAGCAATTGTACTCCTGTTAGTATGTGATTGATCATGTGAATTTGGAGGAAAAAGGATGATACAAGCAGTCCCCAGTTACGAACAAGACCTGTTCTGTAGGTTTAAAAAGGttcaagtatttatatgcacagaaaggtaaaaatacaatgttaagacaaacatctaagttacgtaggtaaatgtacctgtccCAATTTACATACgaattcaatttaagaacaaacctacagaaccgaTCTCCTTTGGAACCTGAGGACTACCTATAACTCATCTTGATGACTTGTCCCTTTTAACCTGCATAGAAAGCTGTTTaaaagactactttttttttttaagtttgtgcttttttaaattttttttttaattttatttttttttattttttttacagagacagagagagagccagagtgagggatagacagggacagacagacaggaatggaaagatgagaagcatcaatcattagttttttgttgcgcattgcgacaccttagttgtccattgattgctttctcatatgtgccttgactatgggccttcagcagaccgagtaaccccttgcttgagccagcgaccttggatccaagctggtgagcttttgctcaaaccagatgagctcatgctcaagctggcatcctcggggtctcaaacctgggtcctccacatcccagtccgacactctatccactgcaccactgcctggtcaggccctaaaaGACTACATTTGATTGTTTAACAAACACctaagtacagggggtcctcagattacgacacagttctattcctttgacagtgatgtaacctgaattttggtataagttgaGACTCACCCTAGCCTAactcacttacctatcctaacacagttgaaAAACTATAATCTAGgctataaaaatacaactaagccacagaaaaaggaaaaggacataaatatactgtactgcatattcttcacCACACGCAACCAAACTGTTTCACCCACATGGTCTTAAACTACACTAATGGtgaaagccaaaacactcacgtctcaatttttttaagtttttatgggagtgagtgttgtaaacgcAAAAGGTCATTGAGACTGTCATAAGGGGACAGCCCCTGTGTCTCCTGTGCCCCCAAGGCACtgttaggagaaaaagaaaccagtgTTTCTGCAAGGTCTTTACGTGCTCAAATGtacatgtatgtattttttattttatatttctaaatatatagatTGAGGATAagaatttctaatattatttcctTTGACTTTTTACCTGGAAATTGGTTGGTGGTCTTTCACACCTGTTCATAGCTAAACTCATTCTCAATTTGAAGACATTCTTTGCTTTTTAGAAGGAATTCTatcaatgaaatatatatatatatatatatatatatatatatatatatatatatatatgagttttACATTTCTAGTTATTTTCAGTGTGTAGTTAATACTTAAGAATATAAGGTTTGAACTTGCCTATTTCACTTAGAATTGAACATTCCATCTCTATTGTTCTTGCTTCTAAACCTTAGagttctgtgtttttttcttgcttgggGTAGGCAAACTCTGGGCCCCAGGTCCAGTTCCGCCAgcgcctgtttttgtaaataaagttttactggaatGTGTCTACCCAGTCTGTTTAAGTGTCATCTGGCCACTTTCCTGATGCTGGGACACTGAGCATGAAGGGACATGGTCACTTGCATGGCCTGAGTGTTGACTGTCTCTTCACAGgagatattgtgtgtgtgtgtgtgtgtgtgtgtgtgtgtgtgtgtgtgtgtgtgtgagtgacagagacagaaagagggacagatagggacagacagactggaagggagagagatgagaagtatcaatcttcgttgcgacaccttactttctcattaattgctttctcatatgtgctttgaccgggggactacagcagaccgagtaaccccttattcaagccagcaaccttgggctcaagctggtgagctttgctcaaacaagatgagcccgtgctcgagccggcgacctcggggtctcgaacctgggtcctccacatcccagttcaacactctatccactgtgccactgcctggccaggccccaGGAAACATTTGTCAGCCAGTCTGTGCTGTGATGTTTATCCTATTCCTTTCGGCCATTGCCACTTTGCTTAAAGCACACTCCAAGCCTCTGCCCTCATGAGAGATTTTCACCCACCCTCTCACAGCGGCCATCTGCGTCCCTCACCCCAGTTCCCCACTTGGCCTCGTTCATGTCCTCCCCCACTCCAATGAAGGGCTTGGGATGTGTGAGGAGAGTTTAAAAAtggctttctgtctccctcttcccttttttattttcatagctccaaatgaaaaaatgaagcAAGTTTTAAAGAAGACTGTAGAAGAAGCCAAAGCAATAATATCTAAGGTTAGCTTTTAAATGCTGCTGTAAAACTTGTCTTCTGAGATGCAGACTGAATAGTGGCTTCCAGGGATACCTATTGGCCGGACTTGTCTGGCTGCTGTGTAAGCCTTCCCAGGTCAAGTGGAATAAGCATGTTTGGGGTGGGCCATCGCTTCTCCTTTCCATAATTGTGCCATTTGTCCTGAATCCTCCTGGTCCCCACAGGTCAGACAGAAGGTGTTCCTGGCTCCTGTAGGTTGGCTCACCTGTGGTACTGATAGGAATTGACGCCCATGTGATTTGTTTCCTGAACCCTTTTGAAGAACTTAAAGTGAAAGGTCCAGCCCACAAGGTGGATTGTAGTCACTTGGGTCCAggaacttgataaatatttgttgaattaatcaGCTGCAGTGTAGCTAACCACGCCTGTTCACTTTCAGAAACAAGTGGAGGCTGGGGTCTGTGTTACCATGGAGATGGTGCAAGACGCCCTGGATCAGCTCCGAGGGGCCGTGATGATTGTTTATCCCATGGGCTTGCCACCATACGACCCCATCCGGATGGAGTTTGAAAACAAAGAGGACTTGTCAGGCACGCAGGCAGCCCTGAGTGTCGTCGAGGAGCCGGAGGCACAGCTGTGGTGGGCTGCCAAGGAGCTGCGGAGGACCAAGAAGCTCTCGGACTACGTGGGCAGGAACGAGAAAACCAAAATCATCGTCAAGATTCAGCAAGTAAGTCTTTCTAGCACACCAGTGTTTTCTGTTTACTTTCAACCtgataaaaaaaacttacaaTAAATCAGATTTAACCTGCTTGTACAGATGCTTTCATCCTATTGGTCTGACTCAAAGTAAAATTTCTCTATGACCAACCCAGACTAGGGAAAATGTGGATCTATTGGCAATATCGGGAGTTTGTTTTAATGGGGGGAAGGACTATGACATGTTAATTTCAACATTAAGTAATAGGGctacatgtaaataaaaatatttcttgaaatgaaaGATGCAGCCCAGAGCACTGGTCCTAGGTGTTGCCAGGCCAATAGTCTGTGGGTGAGAAGGGGGCAGCTGTCAGGGTCTCCCGTGAGCTGCGTCTGCAGGGCTGTCCTGGTGTGTGCTTCCTCCTGCCATTCTCACCGATCTGGGGATACCAGGTCCCCGTGACCACCTGTCCCTCCCCTGCTGGGCCTTCAGTGGCTGACTTGGGCATGGCCACGAGAAGGTGGCATTGCACAGCTTCTGGTCCCCTGTGCTGTGAGGGCCAGAGCAGTGGCTGCTGAAGATCAGGCCCCCTTGACTCTCTTGGATGGTTAGAACGGACAACCTGCTTATCCTCAGCAGCTGGCACAGGCAGTTGTCACACATTCACGGTCACTTCCTGGGCTGTCCCTAGAAGAATGCCAAATCCAGTGTGCTCTTCCCCCATCTCTGCAGAGGGGACAAGGAGCTCCAGCCCGGGAACCGATCATTAGCAGCGAGGAGCAGAAACAGCTGATGCTGTACTATCACAGGCGACAAGAGGAACTCAAGGTGGCCGGTGACCCACGGACTCCTGggcatcacccccacccccaccctttggGTCTGGGGAAGTTCTGCAGGGTGGGGGCTTTCTAGAGCTTCATCTGCTCCAGGGCAGTGGGGTCCCGCCAGGCCGCCCACCCCCTTCCTCGTGCTGGGGGCGAGGGGTGGTTACGGGTTCATTAGTCCTTCTCTTGAACAGTTTCCTGAAATGCCTTCCtgaatataaatgtttatttccagaaactggaagaaaatgatgatgactCCTGTTTAAATTCTCCGTGGGCAGATAACACGGCTTTGAAGAGACATTTTCACGGAGTGAAAGACATAAAGTGGAGACCAAGATAAAGTTCACCAGTTGCTGAAGCCTCCAGAATTTTAGCTCGCCTCTTTTTAGGCAAAGTAATGATAACAATAAGTAAAGAGGATACAACCCTTTGTGAAAGATGTTGAAATTTCTAGTTTTCCTAGtgtttgaatttgaatttttacaataaaagttaTTAGAGGTTgtagaacttaaaaaatatatcccTAAAAAGGTCTacctatgttatttttatttcaggacTCTTTGTGCTTGAGGTTCTTTGACAAAACACTAAGGAGGTGCTTAATTTACAAGCATGGTTTTCTTCCTGACTTCTTTATATTCTCTTAGAGCTGTTTTATTGGAggaaaccgaaagtcccttctcTGTCAAGTACCTGATGTGGAACTTAGCTGTCAGTGGCCACTAGAGGCCACCCGTCACTTGTGCCGTGTCTTCCCTGGGCCTCTTGTAGATCTGTTGGAGGCCGGTTCTCAGTCCTGTTTGAGAGGCTGGAGTCGGGCATCTCCTGGCTTCCAGGTGAAGCCCAGCTCTGGTGGCCCCGGACTGGCCTTGTCTTCCAGGAGAGAAGGCTCCACCTGAGTGGAAGTTAGAAGTCAGTCTAGTCGAACCTTGAAACTGGGCAAGTCCTTAGGAGCATCTGGGCTTTTGCTCACAGTGAATGCAGAGCCTCACAGGTACTCCTTCATGGGTTCACCCTGCAGCCCTTGGGGCCAAGTTTTCACAACACTGACAGATGGTGCCAGCTTGGTGACCGTCCGGCCACAGGACTGGCTTTCTAGGACAGCTTTGATTTAAGATACCCCAGCTCACCCCTCCCGCAAACCCTGACCCTTCGGTGCCTTGAGTACATCTGCAGACTGTGTAGCCAGGAGTGGCCAAGAAATCTTGCCGTGCCTGACTTGGTTGCTAGTTGGAGGAAATGGCAAACCTGCCCTGACAGGTGAAGTGATGGGGACTATCCTCACCCTGGCCTTCCTGTGCTCACTACTCCTCTCCCCTGAACCTTCCTGACAGCCACAAACATGCAGCTGTGGAGGCCCATGAAGGCCATGTGGCTACAGTCTTCACCTGCTGAGGGGCCGTCccctgggggcagggctgggactgCTGTTGGCTCCCACACCCTCAGTGCAACACACCTGAGCACACGGCACACCTGAGCACATGGCTCACCTTGGCACATGACACATCTCACTTCCCCAAGTGTGCGTCAATACCCATATTTGGGGGTCAGGGAGATTCTAAGTTTAGAATCTCAGAGGCTCCCAGCCTGTGAGCCCAGATGCGTCTGAGCTATCAGAGGAAGTTTACACAACGCTTTGGGAAATGGAGCATTTCCTTGGATACAAACACAACCCCGTTACACATCAGCTTGAGCTTTCGTTGCTGTGAGAAAGTCTCGAGGGCCGGAGACCCAGGGAAATAAGAGGGGCAGGGCCGGTTCTCGCAGGCCCTCAGGTCGCAGCCCTTGAGCACCGGGCTGTCCCTAAGAGGGTGCTGAGCAAGTGAGTGGCAAGGTCTTCACCAGCCAGGCCCATACTGAGGCCAGAACTGCTCGGCCACGACTGTGGGAAGGTCCACAATTCAGAGTTTCATCTTTGAGGAGATAATGCCACCACTAAAGCAAGACCCTGAGGACTGCAGGTCAGCAGGCAACAGTCTGTACTTAGGGGGaagggaatattactcagccataaaaggaaCAAAGCCTTGCCATCTGCAGCAGCATGGATGGCCCTAGAGGGTGTTAGgctgtgaaataagtcagagaaagatgagTATTGTGTGATCTCATTTACATGGTGACAGACTCagggatacagagaacagacaggtGGAGAGTGGTTTGGGACAGAGTGAAACGGTGAAGGGACGAAGAAGTACAGATCGGTCATCATAAAACAGAaacaaggatgtaaagtacagcacagggaatacagtcagtgaTACTGTAATGACtacagtgccaggtgggtgctggcaATATCGGGGGAAcattgtaaagtatgtgattgtctgaCCACTATGCCACACACCTGTCACTAATACAGAATAACATTGAATGTCAGTATTAACCAGGAGGCAGTCTGGGGGGAGGGGCCGGCTCTGGCCATTCCTCTGAGCTCTGGTGTAGTTCCCTCTGGTCCACATGGTTCCCTCTGGCCTCAATGGTTCCCGCACAAGCCTGGACCGGCCAGTTCTCAGCCATTCCTCAGGAGACCCTCGCTCACCTCTGGGTTCTCCTGTGCTCTCTGTCCTGGCTGCTCCAGCCACCGCGGTCTCCCTGGACCCTCAGCTCTGTGTCTTTGACCCTGCTGCCCACCAGGCTCTGCCTGAGTTGTCACACCCTGTGCTGCTCTGCACgcaggacaccagccaagcaTTGTCCCTCCTTGTCTGACACCCAGTAACTTGAAGACATTGGTTCACACACTTTTTCCATTGTTTCAGGTAGGAGGGTAAATCCACATTCTGTTCCTTCTCTTTGGCCTGAAGCAGAAGTCCCAGGATGCTTCTGATAATCAAACTTTACACTCACTATAGATCACTGTCATTAAAATGCCAATGTTTTAGAATtattatgagcctgacctgtggtggcacagtgaataaagtgttggcctgaaaGGCTaaattgccagttcaaaaccctggatttgcctggtcaaggcacgtatgagaagcaactactatgaattgatgcttccttctctctaccccttctctctccctccctccctccccctctccttctctctctctctcaaatcaataaataaaatctttagaaagaggaagggggagagagagacagaaacaacaatctattccttcatgtgccctgactgagggtcaaactggcaacctctgcacttcgggacgatgctctaactgagctctccagctaaggcaataaattaaatctaaaaaattataataaaatacaataaagcaCCTTAATCACTGAAAACAGTGCTAAATATCATTTGTTTCTGGATGACTGAGAGGCAATTTGGAGTCTCATGATACTTTGTGGTCTCCAAGTTGGACCTCTGCCTCAAGTTTCTTTAGTTCCCCAAATCCTGCATGTACGGGCCCATCACTTTCCAGGCTCTTGGTGGCAGATAGAGATGGCTCTGATGCACATAGGCAGCTAAGTGAGGTACTGGAAGGGTACTGCGGAGCTCAGGGAGTCTATGGGAGGCTCAGGGAATGGGCAGGACAAAGGACCAGGCCACCAGGAAACCAAAACACCACATTGCTGCTGCAGACCCACCACCCTCCAGCCCCCTGCTCCACTTCTCACTTTCTCTTGAGTCAGAGTCCTGGGCAGGAGCTCCAGCTGCTAAGCTGAGCTATGCCATGGCAGATGGCAGTCGGGAACAGAAGGCCCAAGCTGTCACATCTGTAATCGGAGGCAGAGTGTGAAGAATCGTACAGGGGAGGGTGCCCCAAACATCACAGGAGGTTGGTTTAATGCTGGGCAGTCAGAGAACGACAAGTGCCCTCTCGCCTTTGGTCACCCTGAGGACTCCCCTCTGACTTCAGAGTTCAGTCCAAATTCCTCCTTCTAGTGGGAAAGGTCAGTCCTGGGTCACAGTGGGAACTTGGTACTCATCTGCTGATTAGCTGATGCTGTGAGCAGGGCCCTGTTGGCCATTCCGTGGTTCCCTACCCCCAGCAACATGAGGATTGCCATCAATGTGCCCTATGCTCCTGCCAAGCAGAGCTGCCCACTCTTCCCCGTGGTGGTCACTACTGAGCACTTGCCTCCACCCTTTTGCTTGGCTGGGCTGATGCCTAACCCCCTCCACACCCACTGCTGTGGACTGCTGGCTGTTACTTCATCCCTGGAGAATTGCCCCTGCCAAATGGAAGCCACCTGGGTGGGGAGGCCAGCACATCTGTCCCCGAAGTCCCCATACCTGGGTTTGATTGTGAGCCCAGGCTAGGGATATGCCATGCCCCAGGGCTCCAGGGAGCAAGCTGCACCCTCTGAGCTTTCTTCCTGCTCCATCCTGACTCCCCATTCCCCTTGGAGAGCCTCCCTTCACAGTCCTAGAACAAGACTCCCCATTTCGGGTATGCTTCCAGGGATCCTGACCTAAGATGTTCTCAAACAGGCTCCTCAGGTGTGGTCTCCACCTCAGCTTCTGCTGGTTCCTCTACCCAGGTGACCCTGCTCCTGACACACCTCTGCTTGAGCTACTGCAACCTTACCTCACC from Saccopteryx leptura isolate mSacLep1 chromosome 2, mSacLep1_pri_phased_curated, whole genome shotgun sequence carries:
- the CFAP298 gene encoding cilia- and flagella-associated protein 298 → MVLLHVKRGDESQFLLQASGSTELEELTVRVTRLYNARLKVQRVCSEMEELAEHGVFLPPNMQGLTDDQIEELKLRDEWGKKCIPSGGAAIKKDDIGRRNGHAPNEKMKQVLKKTVEEAKAIISKKQVEAGVCVTMEMVQDALDQLRGAVMIVYPMGLPPYDPIRMEFENKEDLSGTQAALSVVEEPEAQLWWAAKELRRTKKLSDYVGRNEKTKIIVKIQQRGQGAPAREPIISSEEQKQLMLYYHRRQEELKKLEENDDDSCLNSPWADNTALKRHFHGVKDIKWRPR